In a single window of the Lebetimonas sp. JH292 genome:
- a CDS encoding ribonuclease Z: protein MKFLFFGTSAGRPTKIRNVTALAMEFENDNKWYLFDCGEATQHQILKSRLSSAKLDTIFITHLHGDHVYGLFGLITSRMLDKITKPLTIYGPKGLKELISSVVNISYEHLGYELNINEIYAGAEMVFDKFKLKVLPLMHSVECFAYYIKENDKSNKINQEKLINDGLKPCALYGEIKKGKDVEFDGKLFKAENYLLEPVLGQKIIIAGDNVQPEILCPYLENLDLLIHESTYTQAVFDKIQTQYMHTIAKYLANTAQKYNVKNLIATHISPRYQTNEPILNELKKYYNANAFVANDFNEFELKEGKLKLIDD, encoded by the coding sequence TTGAAATTTTTATTTTTTGGAACAAGTGCGGGAAGACCTACAAAAATAAGAAATGTTACAGCTTTAGCAATGGAATTTGAAAATGATAATAAATGGTATCTGTTTGACTGTGGGGAAGCTACGCAGCATCAGATATTAAAATCAAGACTCAGCAGTGCAAAGCTTGATACAATTTTTATAACCCATTTACACGGAGACCATGTTTACGGACTTTTTGGTCTTATAACTTCAAGGATGCTTGATAAAATCACTAAACCGCTTACAATTTACGGACCTAAAGGGCTTAAAGAGTTAATTTCATCTGTGGTAAATATAAGTTATGAACATTTAGGATATGAGCTTAATATTAATGAAATATACGCCGGGGCTGAAATGGTTTTTGATAAATTTAAGCTAAAGGTTTTACCTTTAATGCATTCTGTTGAATGTTTTGCCTATTACATAAAAGAAAATGATAAATCAAATAAAATCAATCAGGAAAAACTTATAAATGATGGATTAAAACCGTGTGCTTTATATGGAGAGATTAAAAAAGGAAAAGATGTTGAATTTGATGGTAAATTATTTAAAGCTGAAAATTATCTTCTTGAGCCTGTTTTAGGACAAAAAATAATTATTGCAGGAGATAATGTCCAGCCCGAAATACTCTGCCCTTATCTTGAAAATCTTGATTTACTGATTCATGAAAGCACATATACACAGGCAGTTTTTGATAAAATACAAACACAATATATGCATACAATTGCCAAATATTTAGCCAACACAGCTCAAAAATATAATGTAAAAAACCTCATAGCTACGCATATATCTCCGCGATATCAGACAAATGAACCGATTTTAAATGAACTTAAAAAATATTACAATGCTAACGCCT
- a CDS encoding Mur ligase family protein has product MNSEKLNEFLNKKPLFYKEIDLKRMPKAFNLIKNNINLKPVIHIIGTNGKGSTGRFLAHTLLKKGYSVGHYTSPHILKFNERIWINGKDIDDEDLETAHSRLQKLLPEKVSESLSYFEYTTLLAAIAFEGLDFVIMEAGLGGEFDATAVFDKKITLITPIDYDHQNFLGNSIKEIATTKLNAIEKEAIIGKQINKIENG; this is encoded by the coding sequence GTGAATAGTGAAAAGTTAAATGAATTCTTAAATAAAAAACCTCTTTTTTATAAAGAAATAGATCTAAAAAGAATGCCAAAAGCTTTTAATTTAATAAAAAATAATATCAATTTAAAACCTGTAATTCATATAATAGGGACAAACGGAAAAGGCTCAACAGGCAGATTTTTGGCCCATACCCTTTTAAAAAAAGGTTACAGCGTAGGACATTATACATCTCCTCATATTTTAAAATTTAATGAGAGAATTTGGATAAATGGAAAAGATATTGATGATGAAGATCTCGAAACCGCCCACTCACGCCTTCAAAAACTGTTGCCTGAGAAAGTCAGCGAATCTCTAAGTTATTTTGAGTATACCACTCTTTTAGCGGCCATAGCCTTTGAAGGACTTGATTTTGTAATAATGGAAGCAGGCCTTGGGGGAGAATTTGATGCAACAGCAGTTTTTGATAAAAAAATAACATTAATTACTCCAATTGATTATGACCATCAAAATTTTTTGGGAAATTCAATTAAAGAAATAGCAACCACAAAACTGAATGCAATTGAAAAAGAGGCGATAATCGGGAAACAGATTAATAAAATTGAAAATGGATAA
- a CDS encoding GGDEF domain-containing protein: protein MNINEIAKEALLKFKSKGYVFTPSEYEEEFCKAAKKHKVIIEECNKISKYIAKLDKKYQVIAKNYNIRNLDELILFLINYLNRINPQKEKQSLEELFLYTKRVLDVIVVLPFAKSRHIAIKHLDFLNPYLTKKEFSNLREEWIDFLDKFDNMVIQKAKHITGVESEDCIEITEALLEKLEEMPKLDFLVDSIIYTLSPSYAPFMNDEIAMIKRQLKNDSSFIYTKAFAEDLKILTNKRIKLDKEELKRKIKDLDKIAERLSIKILKILKKTDDSSNEIKNITVEIQNWRHDAENFESIKQKLINIAKSIDGELNNFHCEIKKEDEEIKKLKEKIHFLEGKLKKLATEIKTDYLTNIANKKAIEDELKKNESAYNRYNTNYSVVFFDIDHFKNVNDTYGHDAGDMILKSLGLLFKRYARDIDMIGRFGGEEFVAILPNTNKNGAYKFAKKLREIVQKTKFMYKNTRIPVTISGGVAERKEVNSKEEVLKKADERLYLAKNSGRNRICAEDKCK, encoded by the coding sequence ATGAACATTAACGAAATAGCAAAAGAAGCCCTTTTAAAATTTAAATCAAAAGGTTATGTTTTTACCCCAAGCGAATATGAAGAAGAATTTTGCAAAGCGGCCAAAAAGCACAAGGTTATTATTGAAGAGTGTAATAAAATTTCAAAATATATAGCAAAACTGGATAAAAAATATCAGGTTATAGCCAAAAATTACAATATCAGAAATTTAGATGAACTTATTTTATTTTTAATAAATTATCTCAACAGAATAAATCCCCAAAAAGAAAAACAGAGCCTCGAAGAACTTTTTTTATATACCAAAAGGGTTCTTGATGTTATTGTTGTTTTACCTTTTGCCAAAAGCAGACATATTGCCATAAAACATCTCGATTTTTTAAATCCTTATTTAACAAAAAAAGAGTTTTCAAATCTACGGGAAGAATGGATCGATTTTTTGGATAAATTTGATAACATGGTTATTCAAAAAGCCAAACATATAACAGGCGTTGAAAGTGAAGACTGTATAGAAATTACAGAGGCTCTGTTAGAAAAGCTTGAGGAAATGCCAAAACTTGATTTTTTGGTTGATTCCATAATTTATACACTCTCGCCAAGTTATGCCCCTTTTATGAATGATGAAATTGCAATGATTAAAAGACAGTTAAAAAACGATTCGTCTTTTATTTATACAAAAGCGTTTGCCGAAGATTTAAAAATTCTTACGAATAAAAGAATAAAACTTGACAAAGAAGAGTTAAAAAGAAAAATTAAAGATTTGGATAAAATTGCTGAAAGACTGTCCATTAAAATATTAAAAATACTTAAAAAAACAGATGATTCTTCAAATGAAATAAAAAATATTACAGTGGAAATTCAAAACTGGAGACATGATGCGGAAAATTTTGAGAGCATTAAACAAAAACTGATAAATATAGCAAAATCCATTGACGGTGAACTTAACAATTTTCACTGTGAAATTAAAAAAGAGGATGAAGAAATTAAAAAATTAAAAGAAAAAATTCACTTTCTTGAAGGAAAACTTAAAAAACTCGCCACCGAAATAAAAACCGATTATCTGACAAACATCGCCAACAAAAAAGCCATAGAAGACGAGCTTAAAAAAAATGAATCGGCCTATAACAGATATAACACCAATTATTCTGTTGTTTTTTTTGATATAGACCATTTTAAAAATGTAAACGATACATACGGCCATGATGCCGGAGATATGATTTTAAAATCGCTCGGACTGCTGTTTAAAAGATATGCGAGAGATATAGATATGATAGGGAGATTCGGAGGGGAAGAATTTGTTGCAATACTGCCTAACACGAATAAAAACGGGGCTTATAAATTTGCCAAAAAGTTAAGAGAAATTGTACAAAAAACAAAATTTATGTATAAAAACACAAGAATTCCTGTAACAATTTCGGGAGGAGTTGCTGAGAGAAAAGAGGTTAATTCAAAAGAAGAAGTGTTAAAAAAAGCAGATGAAAGACTTTACTTGGCAAAAAACAGCGGAAGAAACAGAATCTGTGCAGAGGATAAATGCAAATAA
- the yajC gene encoding preprotein translocase subunit YajC codes for MNFLYAAAPAAGQPSLVASLLPLIILFAIFYLLVILPQQRQAKKHKAMVAELKKGDKIVTTGGIIAEVVKNEEGFIKAKIADGVEVKIDKAAVARKLEEEK; via the coding sequence ATGAATTTTCTATATGCAGCAGCACCGGCAGCAGGCCAACCGAGTTTAGTCGCATCGCTTTTACCTCTTATTATTTTATTCGCAATTTTTTATTTGCTTGTAATTTTACCACAACAAAGACAGGCAAAAAAGCATAAAGCAATGGTGGCGGAACTGAAAAAAGGTGACAAAATTGTCACAACAGGCGGTATTATCGCAGAAGTGGTAAAAAACGAAGAAGGCTTTATCAAAGCCAAAATAGCCGATGGTGTTGAAGTAAAAATAGACAAAGCAGCAGTTGCTAGAAAACTTGAAGAAGAAAAATGA
- the lptE gene encoding LPS assembly lipoprotein LptE: protein MDVKQPQENVFLKDALNEAVYTLFGSNITNQNSNTTITLSIVSSSLDPLDYDKNGYPILYRSSVTLQADITDKNNKKRTYSVNGTYDFATSPNSVINDQIKLNAFKKASINALNKLIALITKDGINEH from the coding sequence ATTGACGTTAAGCAGCCGCAGGAAAACGTTTTTTTAAAAGACGCCCTGAATGAAGCCGTTTATACACTTTTTGGTTCAAACATAACCAATCAAAATTCAAATACGACAATTACTCTTTCAATTGTTTCGTCTTCTCTTGACCCTCTGGATTATGACAAAAACGGTTATCCGATTCTTTACAGAAGTTCGGTAACACTTCAGGCAGATATAACCGACAAAAACAATAAAAAAAGAACTTACAGCGTAAACGGGACTTATGACTTTGCCACATCGCCCAACAGCGTTATAAACGACCAGATTAAATTAAACGCTTTTAAAAAAGCCTCTATTAATGCATTAAATAAACTGATTGCCCTGATAACAAAGGACGGAATCAATGAACATTAA
- a CDS encoding VWA domain-containing protein, whose product MFEYPLFLIIPLIYIFCRLKCPLRNDKIIFPNAFVLKNRKFINIWEFLSILFLSIALASPVKTKIITNIQKKGYDIVIDLDTSGSMAQFNKINIAKNVIRAFIKKRKNDRVGLVIFGNIAYIASPLTPDKKALNEILKRIYPGIAGEKTAIYDALFLSNNLFKHSHAKNKIIILVTDGMDNASITPIDVTIKKLKKEKIRVYTVGIGNEIDPVTLRLIANKTGGKFFDVFSKDELKQVYETINRLEKSKISSKTIINKIYYFKYPLFLGILFLLITVYKRQLKWKF is encoded by the coding sequence ATGTTTGAATATCCTTTGTTTTTAATAATTCCTCTGATTTATATATTCTGCCGTTTAAAATGCCCTTTGAGAAATGATAAAATAATTTTTCCAAATGCTTTTGTTTTAAAAAACAGAAAATTTATCAATATATGGGAATTTTTGAGCATACTTTTTTTAAGCATTGCACTTGCCAGCCCCGTAAAAACAAAAATAATCACCAACATTCAAAAGAAAGGTTACGACATTGTAATTGATTTGGATACAAGCGGGTCTATGGCTCAGTTTAACAAAATAAACATTGCAAAAAATGTAATAAGAGCTTTTATAAAAAAAAGAAAAAACGACAGAGTCGGTCTTGTTATTTTTGGAAATATTGCATATATTGCTTCACCACTGACCCCGGACAAAAAAGCATTAAATGAAATATTAAAAAGAATATATCCCGGAATCGCAGGAGAAAAAACAGCTATTTACGACGCCCTGTTTCTCTCAAACAATCTTTTTAAACATTCACATGCAAAAAACAAGATAATAATACTTGTAACAGACGGGATGGACAACGCCTCAATAACACCTATAGACGTAACGATAAAAAAACTTAAAAAAGAGAAAATCAGGGTTTACACTGTAGGTATAGGAAACGAAATAGACCCTGTAACATTAAGGTTGATAGCCAATAAAACCGGAGGGAAATTTTTTGACGTATTTTCAAAAGATGAACTGAAACAGGTTTATGAAACAATAAACAGGCTCGAAAAAAGCAAAATAAGCTCAAAAACGATAATAAATAAAATTTATTATTTCAAATACCCTCTCTTTTTGGGAATTTTATTTTTATTAATAACGGTTTACAAAAGGCAGCTTAAATGGAAATTTTAA
- the secF gene encoding protein translocase subunit SecF has protein sequence MELFKSDKTYNFMSKRNLFVSISLILIVLSLFSIFTKGFNWGIDFKGGIEIQVKFDKPVKLSKIRKIVSKKFTSPSITTFGSNKEILIRLNVNSVSGDVQKSLGKEIKNLLKPIGNVDVRRVDIVGAKVGNELKEKGLSAFILSVIGILIYVAFRFEWRFALASVLALFHDTIISLGAVSFFGIETNLDVLAAILTLMGYSLNDTIVVFDRIREQVRDSKVNDLAALINEAVSKTLSRTVLTSLTTFFVVLTLFLFGGEIIRPFSFTLLVGIIVGTYSSIFIASPLLIWLGFKIDDYRKRLAEIEKRKREKEKMRQMYQGGVV, from the coding sequence ATGGAACTTTTTAAAAGTGATAAAACATATAATTTTATGAGCAAAAGAAACCTGTTTGTTTCCATTTCTCTTATATTGATTGTACTTAGTCTGTTTTCTATTTTTACAAAAGGGTTTAACTGGGGGATAGACTTTAAAGGCGGAATTGAAATTCAGGTAAAATTCGATAAACCGGTAAAATTAAGTAAAATAAGAAAAATAGTTTCTAAAAAATTTACTTCTCCAAGCATTACAACATTCGGCAGCAATAAAGAAATTCTAATAAGACTTAATGTTAACTCTGTTTCCGGGGATGTTCAAAAATCACTCGGAAAAGAGATAAAAAACCTTTTAAAACCCATAGGAAATGTTGATGTAAGAAGGGTGGACATAGTAGGAGCTAAAGTAGGAAACGAATTGAAAGAAAAAGGATTAAGTGCATTTATTCTTTCTGTAATAGGTATATTAATATATGTTGCGTTCAGGTTTGAATGGCGTTTTGCCCTGGCCAGTGTATTGGCACTTTTTCATGACACAATAATTTCACTCGGTGCTGTTAGTTTTTTTGGCATTGAAACAAATCTTGATGTATTGGCGGCCATTTTAACACTTATGGGATATTCCCTTAACGATACGATAGTGGTATTCGACAGAATCAGAGAGCAGGTCAGAGACTCAAAAGTAAACGATTTGGCGGCGCTTATTAACGAAGCCGTTTCTAAAACGCTCTCAAGAACTGTTTTAACCTCACTCACGACTTTCTTTGTTGTGCTTACACTCTTCTTATTCGGAGGAGAAATTATAAGACCTTTTAGTTTCACTCTTTTAGTGGGAATTATAGTAGGTACATACAGTTCTATTTTTATAGCCTCTCCGCTTCTTATCTGGCTCGGATTTAAAATTGACGATTACAGAAAAAGACTTGCCGAAATTGAAAAAAGAAAAAGAGAAAAAGAAAAAATGCGCCAGATGTATCAGGGCGGAGTGGTATAA
- a CDS encoding DUF6394 family protein produces MDWGKVIYVFFQLMSLTSVAGFLYDHNKVALFIALSLNLISTILKIGVKNIVAAELFAASLVADLHLIPAFIYLEIKNDLDAAYAMAIGALIANIVTIILSFIEIAKTKNIDWE; encoded by the coding sequence ATGGACTGGGGAAAAGTAATATATGTGTTTTTTCAATTAATGAGTCTTACAAGTGTTGCCGGTTTTTTATATGACCATAATAAAGTGGCCCTTTTTATAGCTCTGAGTTTAAACCTGATATCGACTATTTTGAAAATAGGTGTAAAAAACATAGTTGCAGCAGAACTGTTTGCGGCAAGTTTAGTAGCGGATTTACATTTGATTCCAGCTTTTATTTATCTTGAAATAAAAAATGATTTAGATGCCGCTTACGCAATGGCAATAGGGGCATTAATAGCCAATATTGTAACGATAATTCTAAGTTTTATAGAAATAGCCAAAACAAAAAATATAGACTGGGAATAA
- a CDS encoding tol-pal system YbgF family protein, whose product MRIIIFLIMFKFLFAFDFFHILKANNYFKNKEYIKAAKEYEKIHSDKALLDAANSYYKEKNYKKALTLYSKIKDKNLLFDRYYNSGNAYVRLKELNKAVEMYKKAINLKKDKDAEYNLKLIEKLLKKRKNKSKNNNSNNKNSQKKHNSQNKDLNKNKKNTAGKKQNKSEHKQTKNKKQTKNKNSLQKKQQKTDLEKNSLKNAKMKTQKKENNTTDLRMKFYEKTLKNLNFNSLIIPLKD is encoded by the coding sequence ATGAGAATAATTATATTTTTAATTATGTTTAAATTTTTATTTGCATTTGATTTTTTTCATATTCTTAAGGCAAATAATTATTTTAAAAACAAAGAATATATAAAAGCGGCTAAAGAATATGAAAAAATCCATTCCGATAAAGCCCTTTTAGATGCGGCAAACAGTTATTACAAAGAGAAAAATTATAAAAAAGCATTGACACTCTATTCAAAAATAAAAGATAAAAATTTACTTTTTGATAGATATTACAATTCAGGAAACGCATATGTCAGATTAAAAGAATTAAATAAAGCTGTTGAAATGTATAAAAAAGCCATTAATTTAAAAAAAGACAAAGATGCCGAATATAATCTGAAACTGATTGAAAAACTGCTTAAAAAAAGAAAAAATAAATCAAAAAACAACAATTCAAACAATAAAAATTCTCAAAAAAAACACAATTCCCAAAATAAAGACCTTAATAAAAACAAAAAAAACACTGCCGGTAAAAAACAAAACAAATCCGAACATAAACAAACAAAAAACAAAAAACAAACAAAAAACAAAAATTCGTTACAAAAAAAGCAGCAAAAAACTGATTTAGAAAAAAATTCATTAAAAAATGCTAAAATGAAAACACAAAAAAAAGAAAACAATACAACAGATTTAAGAATGAAATTTTATGAAAAAACATTAAAAAATTTAAATTTCAATTCTTTAATAATACCCCTAAAGGATTAA
- a CDS encoding VWA domain-containing protein → MEILNPWALILLIFIPLFFKHRKLNTLKKITIYSQKNYFFLIAFLLLVTALCRPVINNGYINVKLPKTNIIIGLDISKNMQKHDFYPDNLEFAKNKFSKFVKYLNYEPVSLLLFDKDVYLLSPLSTDYNSVVYLLIHIPKIQTSFYPDFYNLIKKTNQFKNPKVLVIFTNSTASKKALEKAKNKNLKVFIYFIGKQQNKTMENFARITDGGIVYAGYSNTDIKNLSSMINSINKKRVIKIKDKKELFYYPLFLGILFIFLALFKGRK, encoded by the coding sequence ATGGAAATTTTAAACCCGTGGGCATTAATACTGTTAATTTTTATTCCTCTTTTTTTTAAACACAGAAAATTAAACACACTTAAAAAAATTACCATCTATTCCCAAAAAAATTATTTCTTTTTAATTGCCTTTTTATTGTTGGTTACAGCACTTTGCCGTCCTGTGATAAACAACGGCTATATAAATGTCAAACTTCCGAAAACAAATATAATAATAGGGCTGGACATAAGCAAAAATATGCAAAAACATGATTTTTATCCCGATAATTTGGAATTTGCAAAAAACAAATTTTCAAAATTTGTAAAATATCTGAATTACGAGCCAGTCTCGCTTCTTTTATTTGATAAAGATGTTTATCTGCTTTCCCCTTTAAGCACTGATTATAATTCGGTTGTTTATCTTCTAATACATATTCCTAAAATACAAACCTCTTTTTACCCAGACTTTTATAATCTGATAAAAAAAACAAACCAGTTTAAAAATCCCAAAGTTCTGGTGATTTTCACTAACAGCACGGCTTCGAAAAAAGCTTTGGAGAAAGCAAAAAACAAAAACCTTAAGGTTTTTATATATTTTATAGGCAAACAGCAAAACAAAACAATGGAAAATTTTGCCAGAATTACAGACGGAGGGATAGTATACGCAGGTTATTCGAACACTGATATTAAAAATCTATCCAGTATGATAAATTCAATAAATAAAAAAAGAGTGATAAAAATAAAAGACAAAAAAGAGCTGTTTTATTATCCTTTGTTTTTGGGAATTTTATTCATATTTTTAGCTCTTTTTAAAGGCAGAAAATGA
- the secD gene encoding protein translocase subunit SecD produces the protein MKKLNYRLVIFILAALFGVAFTVPSFIGKNPKVNLGLDLQGGMYLVLGVKGDEAVKNKIKTFASTIKYITNKKEIFIDSLKVKKDALSFELIDKDDEAKMDKILKKLKGVQIIKKPQKESVLYTIKLTPAEIQKTKEDAVNQAIQTIRSRLDAFGLAEPSVTKQGIDKIVVELPGIKTEKEKDSVRKLISTSAHLELYAVDDEHKAITKKDAAKYGDILLPSKDNPDRKYLLKTPPVLDGSMITDATVGFTQKTNQPAIFFTLNSQGAQIFGDFTGKNVGKRLAIVVDNKVYSAPVIQERIGGGSGQITVGTPEEAHVLAIALRSGSLPAPVVLLEQRSVGASLGADSIKKSMIALISGFVIVVIFMAWYYNLAGIIADIALIVNLFLIIAVMALFGATLTLPGMAGIVLTVGMSVDANVIINERIRELIREGKHIKTAIEGGYKNAMSAIVDANITTLIAAIALFAYGTGTIKGFAITMALGIMASMLTAILGTHGIWGYILAGGKKITPKHFGMKA, from the coding sequence ATGAAAAAACTTAATTACAGACTGGTTATATTTATATTAGCCGCCCTTTTTGGAGTGGCATTTACCGTTCCCTCATTTATAGGAAAAAATCCTAAAGTCAATCTGGGACTCGATTTACAGGGAGGAATGTATTTGGTTTTGGGTGTAAAGGGTGATGAAGCTGTTAAAAACAAAATTAAAACATTTGCATCCACAATCAAATATATAACAAATAAAAAAGAAATATTTATAGACAGTTTGAAAGTTAAAAAAGACGCTTTAAGTTTTGAACTTATAGACAAAGATGACGAAGCTAAAATGGATAAAATTTTAAAAAAGTTAAAAGGTGTTCAAATAATTAAAAAGCCTCAAAAAGAGAGTGTTTTATATACTATTAAACTAACTCCGGCTGAAATTCAAAAAACAAAAGAGGATGCCGTAAATCAAGCAATTCAGACAATAAGAAGCAGGCTTGATGCATTCGGTTTAGCTGAACCGAGTGTTACAAAACAGGGAATTGATAAAATTGTGGTGGAACTTCCGGGAATAAAAACTGAAAAAGAAAAAGATTCCGTCAGAAAACTGATTTCCACTTCGGCCCATTTGGAGCTGTATGCCGTTGATGACGAGCATAAAGCCATAACTAAAAAAGACGCTGCAAAATACGGAGATATACTGCTTCCGAGCAAAGATAACCCTGATAGAAAATATCTTTTAAAAACCCCACCGGTACTTGACGGAAGTATGATTACGGACGCAACCGTTGGATTTACACAAAAAACAAACCAGCCCGCCATTTTCTTTACCCTAAATTCACAGGGCGCCCAGATTTTTGGAGATTTTACAGGCAAAAATGTAGGAAAAAGGCTTGCAATTGTAGTGGATAACAAAGTCTATTCAGCACCTGTCATACAGGAGAGAATAGGAGGAGGAAGCGGTCAGATAACCGTAGGTACTCCTGAAGAAGCCCATGTTCTTGCCATAGCTCTAAGAAGCGGCTCTCTTCCGGCACCGGTGGTACTGCTTGAGCAAAGAAGCGTAGGTGCAAGTCTCGGGGCAGACAGTATTAAAAAATCAATGATAGCACTGATAAGCGGATTTGTAATAGTTGTTATATTTATGGCATGGTATTATAACCTCGCAGGTATTATTGCAGACATCGCACTTATTGTAAACCTGTTTTTAATTATTGCCGTAATGGCGCTTTTTGGCGCAACGCTTACGCTTCCTGGAATGGCCGGTATTGTATTAACAGTCGGTATGTCGGTGGATGCAAATGTAATTATAAATGAAAGGATAAGAGAATTAATCCGTGAAGGCAAACATATAAAAACAGCAATTGAAGGAGGATATAAAAATGCAATGAGCGCCATTGTTGATGCAAATATCACAACTTTGATTGCGGCGATTGCCCTTTTTGCATACGGAACCGGAACAATTAAAGGTTTTGCAATTACCATGGCTTTGGGGATAATGGCCAGTATGCTCACAGCTATTCTTGGAACACACGGCATTTGGGGATACATACTTGCCGGTGGTAAAAAAATTACTCCAAAACACTTTGGAATGAAGGCTTAA
- a CDS encoding BatD family protein, whose product MKKFILLIAVLLFANVNVNVSVNKTDISEGNEVIFTITAEGKNVKMPDIAQIGPYQVQGSAKSENVTIINGKMNTQISRSYIFYPLKNITIPSFKVIVDGKTFYTKPIKITVHKLEKTNDKNYDLTLSLDKNESFLGEGKILTIKFSQNIDANPQSIQIQRPALQDFLINQISSKTFIKNNYKITKYKFLIIPQKSGIFEIGPILANIGILQKENPFDDPFFSAAFIRYKRIVSNEVKLKVKPIPQNSIWGDFNITLSADKKKALANTPVHITLKISGCGDFYDMKNFKLNIKNATIYEKKPILKTKILNNILCGVYQKEFTVLSPKDINLSPVSLLEFNRKLKEVKSNPLYIKIENSMINLPKTENFTHPVKIKTKIVYKTNYILILIAFVLGVLITLLLSLSLYKIKFPKKDIYEQIKKADNKELFQLLLPFAGNKKIDEILKKLEANIYKGEKNKIDKKEIIEIIKSL is encoded by the coding sequence ATGAAAAAATTTATTTTATTAATAGCGGTTTTGCTTTTTGCAAATGTAAACGTAAACGTAAGCGTAAACAAAACTGACATATCCGAAGGCAATGAAGTAATTTTCACAATCACAGCGGAAGGTAAAAATGTAAAAATGCCGGATATTGCGCAAATAGGGCCATACCAAGTGCAGGGAAGCGCAAAGAGTGAAAATGTGACTATTATAAACGGAAAAATGAACACACAAATTTCCAGAAGTTATATTTTTTATCCTTTAAAAAATATAACAATACCTTCTTTTAAAGTTATTGTAGACGGCAAAACCTTTTATACAAAGCCGATAAAAATTACCGTTCATAAATTGGAAAAAACAAATGATAAAAATTATGATTTGACCCTCAGTTTAGACAAAAATGAAAGTTTCTTAGGGGAAGGAAAGATATTAACCATTAAATTTTCCCAAAATATTGATGCAAATCCACAGAGTATTCAAATTCAAAGACCTGCACTTCAGGATTTTTTAATAAATCAAATTTCCAGCAAAACTTTTATTAAAAACAATTATAAAATAACCAAATATAAATTTTTGATAATACCTCAAAAAAGCGGAATTTTTGAAATAGGGCCTATTCTGGCCAATATCGGAATTTTGCAAAAAGAAAACCCGTTTGATGACCCTTTCTTTTCAGCCGCTTTTATCAGATATAAAAGAATAGTATCAAATGAAGTAAAATTAAAAGTAAAACCGATTCCCCAAAACAGTATCTGGGGCGATTTTAACATAACATTAAGTGCTGACAAAAAAAAAGCGCTTGCAAACACGCCTGTTCATATAACATTGAAAATAAGCGGATGCGGAGATTTTTATGATATGAAAAATTTCAAATTAAATATAAAAAACGCCACAATATATGAAAAAAAACCTATATTGAAAACAAAAATTCTAAATAACATACTTTGCGGCGTTTATCAAAAAGAATTTACCGTATTAAGTCCAAAAGATATTAATCTCTCACCCGTTTCATTACTGGAATTTAACCGAAAATTAAAAGAAGTAAAAAGCAACCCTTTATATATAAAAATAGAAAATTCTATGATAAATCTGCCAAAAACAGAAAATTTCACCCATCCTGTAAAAATTAAAACAAAAATTGTATATAAAACAAATTATATTTTAATATTAATCGCTTTTGTTTTAGGGGTTTTAATTACACTGCTGTTAAGTTTAAGTTTATATAAAATAAAATTTCCAAAAAAAGATATTTATGAACAAATCAAAAAAGCAGATAATAAAGAACTTTTTCAATTATTGCTTCCTTTTGCTGGAAACAAAAAAATAGACGAAATATTAAAAAAACTTGAAGCAAATATTTATAAAGGTGAAAAAAATAAAATAGACAAAAAAGAGATTATAGAAATAATCAAATCTCTTTAA